One Pyrococcus furiosus DSM 3638 genomic window, TGCTGATAGATCCTATGAATGTTATAGCAGAAGTTGCAGTAAAGATGGCATTAGAAGAATGAGGATGGTGGGGGCGCGGGGATTTGAACCCCGGTCCGCGGGTTTCTCCGGCCCTCGGGGCTCCAAAGGTTCATCACGCCCCGAGGTCAGCAAACCCGCCTATCCTCATGGCCTCTGGAGCCCGCGATGATGGACCAGGCTACACCACGCCCCCACTCGATTAACTTTTAGTTTTCGATGAACTTATAAGCTTTACTCCTTCTACATCTCACAGCTTAACGATGAGAAGAAAATCTAAAGGTGGTGAAAGTGAACAGAGAAAAGGCAATAGTGATTCAAGGATTGCGAGGGAGAGTGGGAAAAGTTAAGAGGAGGTCAACGGCGAGAAGAAACATGATATTTCTTGCTATAGCAATGTTCTTTGCTAATATATCTTGGGGAATAGCTTTTCCGTACCTAGGTGTTTATATGAGGATTATTGGAGGGAGCGTATTCCTTGTTGGACTTTTGAGCGTGATATTTAACATTACCTCCACAGTGTTTCAATATCCTTTTGGATATCTTTCAGATAGAACTGGAAAAAGAAAACCCTTCATAGCCCTGGGAATTTTATCCTCTGGAGGAACTTATGCATTAATAGCATTCATATCTAGTCCAATCCTCTTACTAGGATTAAGAGGACTTCAAGGGGCTTTAAGTGCTTCCCTTTCTCCAGCTCATTCTGCTCTAATTTCTGAACTTGCTACAAGGGTAGGCTCGGCTTTTGGGTTTTTTAACTTTGTTGAAAACCTTGGATATATGGTAGGGAACTTTCTTGGAGGCTTTATTGTCCAATATCTTGACATTAAAAGTGCATTCTTCATAGCTTCAGCTTTTTCTCTACTTTCCATATTATTCCTCCTTCCAATTAGGGAAAGGGTAAGCAATAGAAAAAGCGTTCAGGGTTTGATAATAGTGCAAGAAGGAAGAGAGTCAGAAAAAGTTGAGATGAAAAGAATGGCCTTCAAAAGATTAATGAGGGGAAAACTAGGGCTGTTTTATATTTCGGTATTCTTGGCTATGATAGCATCAGGGGAAGTTTACTCTACAATCTCCGTATATTTTGAAGAGAAATTTGGGGAAAATTTCGTTGGCATATTTTTTGGTATTGATTCTCTTGCTGCAGCTTTAAGCTCCTTGGTAATTGGTAGGCTTATTGATAGATGGGGAGCTGAGGTT contains:
- a CDS encoding MFS transporter — its product is MNREKAIVIQGLRGRVGKVKRRSTARRNMIFLAIAMFFANISWGIAFPYLGVYMRIIGGSVFLVGLLSVIFNITSTVFQYPFGYLSDRTGKRKPFIALGILSSGGTYALIAFISSPILLLGLRGLQGALSASLSPAHSALISELATRVGSAFGFFNFVENLGYMVGNFLGGFIVQYLDIKSAFFIASAFSLLSILFLLPIRERVSNRKSVQGLIIVQEGRESEKVEMKRMAFKRLMRGKLGLFYISVFLAMIASGEVYSTISVYFEEKFGENFVGIFFGIDSLAAALSSLVIGRLIDRWGAEVFYKLSLIGYTFTFLGYAFVNDPITMGIVSVFSGIKWAMFISSVSTYVAKKVPSSERGQGMGLLNTMMSLGWVLGPLIGGYLADISFRIMLYSTVVPLLLAFTIVSIPYPRHPSE